The genomic DNA AATGGAATACGGCGCACGAAGCATGCAGCCGGGAGCTTCTGCAAGTCATATGCCATTCGCTGTTTCGTCCGCCGTCAGCACGTACTCGCACGAGTGCCGCAACGCCCGCTGACAACGCGTGTCGACAGGTTGGCGCGCATATTGCACACGATTGAGGACCTCGATCGTCAGCACTTGCAAGTTGGTTGCGTGTGCAATCGCAGTGCAGGTTTCGTTCGGATTGGGGCACAACCTAACCAAACCGGATCATTCACACCCGACAATGAACGACTTCAAGCGCGAGCCGTCCGGTTCATTCGATGCACTGACAACACATGGCCGCTTCGGCTATCAGCCGATACATAAGGGCGATGCCTACCACTGGCCGAACGGCGCTCGGCTAGCGGTCTATCTCGGCTTCAACCTGGAGCACTTCGCCTTCGGCGAGGGCCTGGGCGCGGCGCTGGGGCCACTGTCTCCGCAGCCGGACGTGCTGAACTACAGCTGGCGGGAGTACGGCAATCGCGTCGGCGCGTGGCGCTGCATCGAATTGTTCGATTCGCTCGACATGCCAGCGGGTACGCTCATTAACACGTCGCTTTACGATCACTGCCCGGAACTCATCGAAGCCTGTGTTGCGCGCGGCGACGAACTGATTGCTCACGGCCACACGAACGCGCAGCGCCAGAGCGATCTCGACGAGGACGGCGAGCGCGCGCTGCTGGCCCATTGCCGCGCGCGCATGATCGAACAGTCGGGCGCGGAGCCGATGGGCTGGCTGTCGCCGTGGATCTCCGAATCGCACCGCACGCCGGACCTGCTCGCCGAGACGGGGTATCGCTATACGCTCAACTGGTGTCACGACGACCGGCCTGTGCGTATGCAAACGAAGGGCGGCCCGCTGTGGTCGATTCCGTATCCGCAAGAACTGAACGATCTGCCGATGATCATGGCGCGCCAAATGGACATGCGCGATTTCGCGGACATGATCATCGACCAGTTCGACGAGATGCTTGAGCAAACGCAGCGCGCGCGTACTGCGCAGCCGCTCGTAATGGGCATCGCGCTCCATCCGTACATTGTCGGGCAGCCGTACCGGTTGCGGCACTTGCGGCGCGCGCTCGCACATATCGCCAGTGCGCGCGACGACATCTGGCTCACGACACCCGGCGCCATCGCGCGCCACGCAGAAGGGGCCGTGCCCGTTGCGGCGCAAGCCGCATGAGTGCCGTGCAGGCGGGCATGAGGCCCGCGAAACACGCGAAGCGCGAGCGGGCGGACGCGGACGGGCGTATCTATCAAACGATCTTCGAAGGCGTGTTGAATCGCAGGCTCACGCCGGGCACCAAACTGCCCGAGCCGGAACTGTGCGAGCTATTCGGCGTCGGGCGCGCAGTGGTGCGGCGCGCGCTGGAGAAGCTGGCGCACGACGGTATCGTCGTGTTGCGTCCGAACAAGGGCGCTGTCATTGCGCAACCGACGCGCGAAGAGACACGCGAGATTTTCGAGGCCCGCTGCGCGGTGGAACGCGCGCTGGTCGAACTCGCGGCGCAACGCGCGAGCGTCGACGATATCGGCGCACTGCGCAAACAGCTTGCCGATGAGCACGAGGCGATGCACCGCTTCGATCAGCCTTCGTGGGCGCGGCTTGCCAGCGAATTTCATCTGCGTATCGCGGCGCTGGCGGGCAACCCGATTCTCGAGCGCTATCTCACCGAACTGATTTCGCGCTGCTCATTGATCGTCGGTGCTTACGAGCCTGTGGGCAACGCGCCGTGCGAGCACGACGAGCACACCGCTATCCTCGATTGCCTGGAAGCACGCGACGCCGACGGCGCGATTGCGCATATGACGGCGCATCTCCAGAGTCTGGAGGCGCGCATCGAAACGTCGCGCATGCCGGGCAAGAAGCGGCTTGCACAACTGCTTGGCATCGAACCGGATCGACAAACCGCGATGGAGTGACATGGAAATCGACTTCGAAGCGATCACCGAGTACCAGCGCTACAAACTGATGGCGAGTTTGATCGTGCCTCGACCCATCGCGCTCGTGACCACGCTCGGCGTAGACGGCACGGTGAACGCCGCGCCGTTCTCGATGTTCAACATGCTGGGCGAGGAGCCGCCCATCGTGATGATCAGCATCAACCGGCTGACGGACGGCACGTTAAAGGACACAGCAGTGAACATTCCGCGCGAAAAAGAATTCGTCGTGCATCTCGCCGATGAGGCGATTGCGCAGCAGATGCATCGCTGCGGCGAGCGCTTTGCGTCGAATGTCAGCGAACTGGACGAAGTGGGTTTCACCGCGCTGGCGTCGACGCGGGTCAAGCCGCCGCGCATCGCGCAGGCGCCAGTTGCATTCGAATGCGAGCTTTGGGAGACGCTTGAAACGGCGAGCCGCCATATCTTCATCGGCAAGGTACTGGTGCTGCACGCGCGGGACGAACTGATCGATCGTGACGCCTGGCGCGTCAGGTTGCAGCATTACTTTCCCGTTGGCCGGTTCGGTGCGAGCGATTATGTGACGACGCGGGATCGATTCGAGCTTTAATCCATCTGGCGGCTCCGCATCGATCAACCCGGATTGAACACCTTGAGGCCGCGCGTAAGCGCAGGCCTCGCTTCGACCTGTTCATACCAGCGGCGCAAATTGGGCAGTTGCGCCCACGGCAGTTGTGACATCACCGACTGAGTGATCGTGAAGGCCGCGATGTCCGCGATTGAAAATGTCTTTCCTGCCATATACGCTCCGTCACTGACATACCGCTCTGCCGATTCGAGCGCGGTAAGCATCCGTTC from Paraburkholderia terrae includes the following:
- a CDS encoding polysaccharide deacetylase family protein, producing MNDFKREPSGSFDALTTHGRFGYQPIHKGDAYHWPNGARLAVYLGFNLEHFAFGEGLGAALGPLSPQPDVLNYSWREYGNRVGAWRCIELFDSLDMPAGTLINTSLYDHCPELIEACVARGDELIAHGHTNAQRQSDLDEDGERALLAHCRARMIEQSGAEPMGWLSPWISESHRTPDLLAETGYRYTLNWCHDDRPVRMQTKGGPLWSIPYPQELNDLPMIMARQMDMRDFADMIIDQFDEMLEQTQRARTAQPLVMGIALHPYIVGQPYRLRHLRRALAHIASARDDIWLTTPGAIARHAEGAVPVAAQAA
- a CDS encoding GntR family transcriptional regulator, which produces MSAVQAGMRPAKHAKRERADADGRIYQTIFEGVLNRRLTPGTKLPEPELCELFGVGRAVVRRALEKLAHDGIVVLRPNKGAVIAQPTREETREIFEARCAVERALVELAAQRASVDDIGALRKQLADEHEAMHRFDQPSWARLASEFHLRIAALAGNPILERYLTELISRCSLIVGAYEPVGNAPCEHDEHTAILDCLEARDADGAIAHMTAHLQSLEARIETSRMPGKKRLAQLLGIEPDRQTAME
- a CDS encoding flavin reductase family protein, whose protein sequence is MEIDFEAITEYQRYKLMASLIVPRPIALVTTLGVDGTVNAAPFSMFNMLGEEPPIVMISINRLTDGTLKDTAVNIPREKEFVVHLADEAIAQQMHRCGERFASNVSELDEVGFTALASTRVKPPRIAQAPVAFECELWETLETASRHIFIGKVLVLHARDELIDRDAWRVRLQHYFPVGRFGASDYVTTRDRFEL